From the genome of Streptomyces sp. NBC_01341, one region includes:
- a CDS encoding IPT/TIG domain-containing protein has translation MPISPNQGSTSGGTTVTITGVNLSGATAVHFGSRTATITANTPTSITVIDPAGCGVVDVNVTTAGGTSNSLSFFYISPPIAVSIGPGSGPTAGGNTVTINGYGLSTATTVSFGSNSATPTVVSDSQLSVVVPAGSSSGSVDVTVTTTGGTTAPLTYAYVDAPTLVSLTPASGPASGGTSVTVNGTGLASTTAVTFDGVNASFAVLNSATLVAVTPPGAAGSVDVVVTTEGGSATATGGFTYLSGPGI, from the coding sequence ATGCCTATCAGCCCCAACCAAGGCTCCACCAGCGGCGGAACAACCGTCACCATCACAGGCGTGAACCTGTCCGGTGCCACCGCCGTCCACTTCGGGTCCCGGACGGCCACGATCACCGCGAACACCCCGACCTCGATCACCGTCATCGACCCCGCGGGCTGCGGCGTCGTCGATGTGAACGTGACGACGGCGGGAGGGACGAGCAACTCGCTCTCCTTCTTCTACATCAGCCCGCCGATCGCGGTGTCCATCGGCCCGGGCTCCGGTCCCACCGCGGGCGGCAACACGGTCACCATCAACGGCTACGGCCTCTCCACGGCCACCACCGTGTCCTTCGGCTCCAACAGCGCGACGCCGACGGTCGTCTCCGACAGCCAGCTGTCGGTGGTCGTTCCGGCCGGCAGCTCCAGCGGTTCCGTCGACGTCACCGTCACCACTACCGGTGGCACGACCGCTCCGCTCACCTACGCCTATGTCGACGCGCCGACACTGGTCTCGCTCACACCCGCCTCGGGGCCGGCGTCCGGCGGCACCTCGGTGACCGTCAACGGCACCGGCCTGGCGTCCACCACGGCCGTCACCTTCGATGGCGTCAACGCGTCCTTCGCAGTGCTGAACAGCGCCACGCTGGTGGCTGTCACGCCGCCCGGCGCCGCAGGTTCCGTGGACGTCGTCGTGACCACCGAGGGCGGTAGCGCCACGGCCACCGGCGGTTTCACCTACCTGTCCGGTCCCGGCATCTGA
- a CDS encoding helix-turn-helix domain-containing protein codes for MASHHRPRTARAKYGEELRLRRTTAGLTQEALSEQIVCSPTLISHFEAGRRLPNPDDAQRIDRALDTDGFFARWLEDLDTKFVDHFAAVAELERQATEIRQFAPALVPGLLQTEGYARALFSAYKPNHQPAELDRAVVIRTERAQILDGPFKPVVWTVLDEAVLRRQVGGPRVMAEQLGKIADMAESGRLRLHVLPFGAGAYALQEGLLTLMSFQDSAPVAYVEGFLSGNLLDDPSLVSASQTAYALSLSDAMSRRESLTAVRAAAEEHANGQH; via the coding sequence ATGGCGTCGCACCACAGACCACGTACGGCACGAGCGAAGTACGGTGAGGAGCTGCGGCTCAGGCGCACCACGGCGGGCCTGACCCAGGAGGCGCTGAGCGAGCAGATCGTGTGCTCGCCGACGCTCATCAGCCACTTCGAGGCGGGCCGCCGCCTGCCGAATCCGGACGACGCCCAGCGGATCGACCGGGCGCTGGACACGGACGGCTTCTTCGCGCGGTGGCTGGAGGATCTGGACACCAAGTTCGTCGACCACTTCGCGGCGGTCGCCGAGCTGGAGCGACAGGCCACGGAGATCCGGCAGTTCGCCCCCGCCCTCGTCCCTGGACTCCTCCAGACCGAGGGCTACGCCCGTGCACTGTTCAGCGCCTACAAGCCGAACCACCAGCCTGCGGAACTTGACAGGGCCGTTGTCATCCGAACGGAGCGTGCCCAGATCCTTGACGGCCCGTTCAAGCCCGTCGTCTGGACCGTCCTCGACGAAGCCGTACTCCGACGCCAGGTCGGCGGGCCTCGGGTCATGGCAGAGCAACTCGGCAAGATTGCCGACATGGCCGAGTCCGGTCGCCTTCGGTTGCACGTGCTGCCTTTCGGAGCAGGCGCATACGCACTCCAGGAAGGGCTGCTCACCCTTATGAGCTTCCAGGACTCCGCCCCCGTGGCCTACGTCGAAGGCTTCCTCTCCGGAAACCTTCTCGACGATCCATCTCTGGTGAGTGCCAGTCAGACCGCCTACGCTCTTTCGCTGAGTGACGCGATGTCGCGCCGGGAATCATTGACCGCCGTCCGGGCGGCAGCGGAGGAACACGCCAATGGCCAGCACTGA
- a CDS encoding DUF397 domain-containing protein — MASTEHTVSDASTLKGWTKSSYSGGSQGECLEIARGHDAVPVRDSKVAHGPAVVMSVASWSAFVEAVRYDSFGA; from the coding sequence ATGGCCAGCACTGAGCACACAGTCTCCGACGCCTCCACCCTCAAGGGGTGGACCAAGTCCAGCTACAGCGGCGGCAGTCAAGGCGAATGCCTCGAAATCGCCCGCGGCCACGACGCCGTCCCCGTCCGGGACAGCAAGGTCGCCCACGGTCCGGCCGTGGTGATGTCCGTGGCGAGTTGGTCGGCCTTCGTCGAAGCCGTCAGGTACGACTCCTTCGGAGCGTGA